Proteins encoded together in one Orrella marina window:
- a CDS encoding HlyD family efflux transporter periplasmic adaptor subunit — protein sequence MEPTHTGPSSAHASRGTVTNADKPTPPSLSGRILRRLVPYVVTLALVMAAGWLVWEVWYLYMRTPWTRDAFVRVEVTEVAPEGVSGYVTELPIAENQWVDQGELLLRIDPTRYQLTVNQVRSELEVARVTAQMDRDFAQSRVTAGDAVSSEETQAYQTRARASELEVERLEAALALVQFNLDRTRLYAPVSGYVTNLNLRQGNFLGSGQTAVILLDASSFWVEAYFQETHLADIQPGAKAAIDLMAYDRPLTGTVVSVSKGIANPNNNPGYLGLQSVDPVDAWVRLAQRIPVYVRIDEIPDDLPLSAGMTAAVAVGEAAQQVLNPVSLSDRLRKWLGQRL from the coding sequence TTGGAACCCACCCACACCGGCCCTTCGAGCGCCCATGCGTCCAGGGGCACTGTCACGAACGCAGACAAACCCACGCCACCCTCACTGTCTGGACGCATACTTCGTCGGCTCGTACCTTACGTGGTCACCCTTGCACTGGTGATGGCGGCCGGGTGGCTGGTCTGGGAGGTCTGGTATCTGTACATGCGCACGCCGTGGACACGCGACGCATTTGTCCGGGTCGAAGTAACGGAAGTCGCACCTGAAGGCGTCTCCGGATACGTGACCGAACTGCCTATCGCTGAAAACCAGTGGGTGGACCAAGGTGAATTGCTCTTGCGAATTGATCCCACTCGCTACCAGCTCACCGTCAACCAGGTACGCAGTGAGCTCGAGGTGGCCAGAGTCACCGCACAGATGGATCGGGATTTTGCGCAAAGCCGGGTGACGGCTGGTGACGCGGTCTCCTCCGAAGAAACCCAGGCTTACCAGACACGGGCACGCGCCAGCGAGCTTGAAGTGGAACGTCTGGAAGCCGCACTTGCGCTGGTGCAGTTCAATCTGGACCGAACCCGTTTATATGCACCCGTCAGTGGGTATGTGACAAACCTGAACCTGCGACAGGGAAACTTTCTGGGGTCGGGTCAGACTGCGGTCATCCTCCTTGATGCCAGCAGCTTCTGGGTCGAGGCATACTTTCAGGAGACACACCTGGCGGACATCCAGCCCGGCGCAAAGGCAGCCATCGATCTGATGGCATACGACAGACCACTGACAGGTACTGTGGTCAGTGTCTCCAAAGGCATCGCCAACCCGAACAACAACCCAGGTTACCTGGGTCTGCAATCTGTCGACCCGGTCGATGCCTGGGTGCGACTGGCCCAGCGAATTCCTGTATATGTACGCATTGACGAGATCCCTGACGATCTGCCGCTCTCAGCGGGCATGACCGCGGCGGTGGCCGTGGGCGAGGCCGCGCAGCAGGTGCTCAATCCCGTCTCCCTCTCGGACAGGCTGCGCAAGTGGCTGGGGCAAAGACTATGA
- a CDS encoding IclR family transcriptional regulator → MKAGLGSLMSLPSLSSLSSEPVLPGSDRSVSGTRTLSRGIQLLRVVASRPDIGWRLSDLAHACDLDKATVHRMLMCLIKEGLVEQRASDKHYLPGSMLFELGMALPARHQFQRYAEKVLEEFARQHAGTVLLLLRSDTDFVCSLHINLTGQTSSTMLYPGARRPMITSAGGAAILLALSPDEQQRVLRDNLMREQARHGHVRLESIQKMLDMSAAHGFGVNLGFLVPGSHAFAMPVRDQHGEVYGSVCLIGASNDYPGEATDRIHALLSPIVQMLQERLKQLV, encoded by the coding sequence ATGAAAGCCGGCCTCGGGAGTCTGATGAGTTTGCCGAGTTTGTCGAGTCTGTCCAGTGAGCCTGTTCTGCCCGGGTCTGATCGGTCGGTATCGGGAACCCGCACCCTCAGTCGGGGCATTCAATTGTTACGAGTGGTGGCGAGCCGCCCGGATATCGGCTGGCGTCTATCGGACCTTGCTCATGCCTGTGACCTGGACAAGGCGACGGTGCACCGGATGCTGATGTGCCTGATCAAAGAGGGTCTGGTCGAGCAGCGGGCCAGTGACAAGCACTACTTGCCGGGTTCCATGCTGTTTGAACTCGGAATGGCATTGCCTGCTCGTCACCAGTTCCAGCGCTATGCCGAGAAGGTGCTCGAGGAGTTCGCCAGGCAACATGCGGGCACCGTGCTGCTTTTGCTGCGCAGCGATACAGACTTCGTGTGCAGTCTGCACATTAATCTGACGGGACAAACCAGCTCGACCATGTTGTACCCGGGCGCCAGAAGACCGATGATCACTTCGGCAGGTGGTGCGGCGATCCTGCTGGCTTTGTCGCCAGATGAGCAGCAGCGGGTGCTTCGTGACAACCTAATGCGTGAGCAGGCACGTCATGGCCATGTTCGTCTCGAATCAATCCAGAAAATGCTGGACATGTCAGCCGCCCATGGATTTGGCGTCAATCTTGGGTTTCTGGTGCCCGGGTCCCACGCATTCGCCATGCCAGTTCGGGATCAGCATGGCGAAGTCTATGGGTCGGTCTGCCTCATCGGAGCCTCAAATGACTATCCAGGTGAAGCCACGGACCGGATTCATGCCTTGCTGAGCCCGATCGTACAGATGCTACAGGAGCGGCTGAAACAGTTGGTGTGA
- the arsC gene encoding arsenate reductase (glutaredoxin) (This arsenate reductase requires both glutathione and glutaredoxin to convert arsenate to arsenite, after which the efflux transporter formed by ArsA and ArsB can extrude the arsenite from the cell, providing resistance.) produces MSTIKIYHNPSCSTSRKVLDLIRENGFEPTVIQYLKTPPERETLVALIQKMGVSVRDILRERGTPYAELGLDDAKWTDDQLIDFIVEHPILLNRPIVDSDRGAKLCRPIESVLELLPSK; encoded by the coding sequence ATGAGCACCATCAAGATCTATCACAATCCATCGTGCAGCACGTCCCGCAAAGTGCTTGACCTGATTCGCGAGAATGGATTTGAACCCACCGTCATTCAGTACCTTAAAACCCCACCTGAGCGGGAAACGCTGGTCGCCTTGATCCAGAAGATGGGGGTTTCGGTCAGAGATATTCTTCGCGAGCGCGGAACCCCTTACGCAGAACTCGGTCTGGATGATGCCAAATGGACCGATGATCAGTTGATCGACTTTATCGTCGAGCATCCGATCCTGCTCAACCGTCCGATCGTCGACAGTGACCGTGGCGCAAAGCTGTGCAGACCAATCGAATCGGTTCTGGAGCTGCTCCCAAGCAAATAA
- a CDS encoding DUF6693 family protein: MQQAFPTLQLKTELPFIDIFAHLIIWLLLILVTLGLAVFVFPYYMQKLVLNQTYAYDANNIKVGRLHCTIDLASIIGNVIIWTILSILTLGLAYFVFLYKISAHCSNHTRIVPLDSRLQQAG, encoded by the coding sequence ATGCAGCAAGCCTTTCCCACCCTGCAACTCAAAACCGAGTTGCCATTCATCGACATCTTTGCCCATCTGATCATCTGGCTCCTGCTTATCCTGGTCACGCTAGGTCTTGCCGTGTTTGTGTTCCCCTACTACATGCAGAAACTGGTCCTTAATCAGACCTACGCGTACGATGCCAACAATATCAAAGTTGGTCGACTGCATTGCACGATTGACCTGGCAAGTATCATCGGCAACGTCATTATCTGGACTATTCTGTCGATCCTGACGCTTGGGCTGGCCTACTTCGTGTTTCTGTACAAGATTTCGGCGCACTGCTCCAACCATACCCGCATCGTGCCGCTGGACTCCAGACTCCAACAGGCTGGCTGA
- a CDS encoding DUF1656 domain-containing protein, with protein MRSDVNIMGLFFVSIVIYMILTIPVFVIVRRTLFKCGFYRYVWHPNLFEVALYLCLVCVFVLLFPI; from the coding sequence GTGCGTAGCGACGTCAACATCATGGGATTGTTTTTTGTCAGTATCGTGATTTACATGATTCTGACCATCCCGGTGTTCGTCATCGTCCGGCGTACGCTGTTCAAGTGCGGCTTCTATCGGTATGTCTGGCATCCCAATTTGTTTGAAGTCGCGCTTTACCTTTGCCTGGTTTGCGTGTTTGTCCTTCTGTTTCCAATATGA
- a CDS encoding NADH:flavin oxidoreductase/NADH oxidase yields MSSLFQPFKLKDVQLRNRIAVPPMCQYSADNGFTNDWHQVHYPGMARGGAGLVIVEATAVSPEGRISPRCTGLWDDAHIEGMATIAASIKAAGAVAGIQIAHAGRKASANPPWLGDDHIAAQDPDGWQPIAPSPLAFGANLPRTPKEMTLADIERVKQDFVDAARRALAAGFEWLELHFAHGYLAQSFLSAHSNHRTDQYGGSFENRSRFLLETLAAVRAVWPDNLPLTARMGVIEYDGKDEETVAESITLTHLMRQGGLDLLNVSVNFVIPDGNIPWATPAFLAPVAQRIRQETGIAVACGWGIDDPLVAQRVIDQQQMDLVMIGRAHLANPHYTYAVAQTLGVKSPTGLLPTQYGHWLARYRGPASETRS; encoded by the coding sequence ATGTCTTCCCTGTTTCAACCGTTCAAGCTCAAAGATGTCCAACTGCGCAACCGGATCGCTGTCCCGCCGATGTGTCAGTACAGCGCGGACAATGGTTTTACGAATGACTGGCACCAGGTGCACTATCCGGGCATGGCCCGCGGTGGTGCTGGTCTGGTGATTGTCGAAGCCACTGCTGTGTCGCCGGAAGGACGGATTTCGCCCCGATGCACCGGTCTCTGGGATGATGCCCATATCGAAGGGATGGCAACCATTGCAGCGAGCATCAAAGCCGCAGGTGCGGTTGCCGGCATCCAGATCGCGCACGCCGGACGCAAGGCCAGTGCCAACCCGCCCTGGCTGGGAGACGATCATATTGCGGCACAGGATCCAGATGGATGGCAGCCGATTGCGCCCTCACCACTCGCGTTTGGTGCCAACCTGCCGCGCACGCCCAAAGAGATGACGCTGGCAGACATCGAGCGCGTGAAGCAGGACTTTGTCGATGCGGCCCGACGAGCTTTGGCGGCTGGTTTCGAATGGCTCGAACTGCACTTCGCTCACGGCTATCTGGCCCAGAGTTTTCTGTCGGCGCACTCGAATCACCGTACTGATCAGTACGGTGGCAGCTTTGAGAACCGGTCGCGCTTTCTGCTGGAAACTCTGGCCGCCGTCCGCGCCGTGTGGCCAGACAACCTGCCGCTGACAGCGAGAATGGGCGTGATCGAATACGACGGGAAGGACGAGGAAACAGTCGCTGAATCGATCACATTGACCCACCTGATGCGTCAGGGCGGCCTGGACCTTCTGAACGTCAGCGTGAATTTTGTCATTCCCGATGGCAACATCCCGTGGGCCACACCCGCCTTCCTGGCACCCGTCGCGCAACGCATCCGGCAGGAAACCGGTATTGCAGTGGCCTGCGGATGGGGCATCGACGATCCATTGGTGGCTCAGCGTGTCATTGACCAGCAGCAGATGGATCTGGTCATGATCGGTCGTGCCCACCTGGCCAATCCCCATTACACCTACGCCGTTGCACAAACACTTGGCGTCAAGTCACCAACCGGATTGCTGCCGACCCAGTACGGTCACTGGCTGGCTCGGTATCGCGGCCCTGCCAGCGAAACCCGGAGCTAA
- a CDS encoding efflux transporter outer membrane subunit, producing MTNGGLSARNSHALLSALLVLSMAGCALHDTDSATDPNQAGALNGLPPTFDTFTQTDVTPTQDLTTLDADQLARTLGSWWEIFDDKTLDALVLRAIEANWRLQAALENIEQARSQIVRVNASALPSLNAGVTASRQQTGTTSKLGFGLYDLYGFNASLAWEPDVFGQVQARVDTASRDAQALAFDRRALMVSITAELVDAYAQLRAVQQQLSLTRQYAGLLEQQIRLTGRLADSGLVAPAQVAQTRQAYLTTQAQIPVLQARIESLITTCSILTGGFPADLSKTLRKPAPMLSVHHPVPETLPSQVLMQRPDIAAQQARILASAAGVQAAEADFMPSFSIPLGTGYSTTPFDLLLNPASFIWSLGAGLTAPLYTGEELQASLAIAQSVNREDQLLYEQTVRQALKEVEDAVTDYQMSQQSLSSTQGMAQAQAATVVQQKSLFTTGQASRLQLNQALLDQLLASQSVIDARYASAASLVMLYRALGGGWHTELDRSPTPPLTTESSDAHLTDNPVRTAPVERAQVS from the coding sequence ATGACGAATGGTGGTCTTTCAGCCCGAAACTCACACGCCTTATTGAGCGCCCTGCTTGTATTGTCGATGGCAGGTTGCGCGCTACATGACACCGACTCAGCAACCGACCCCAATCAGGCTGGCGCGCTTAATGGGCTGCCACCCACTTTTGACACGTTCACACAGACTGACGTGACCCCCACACAGGACCTGACCACACTCGATGCCGATCAGCTGGCACGCACCCTGGGAAGCTGGTGGGAGATATTTGATGACAAGACACTTGATGCCTTGGTTCTGCGGGCCATCGAGGCCAACTGGCGCTTGCAGGCCGCCCTGGAAAACATCGAACAGGCAAGGAGTCAGATCGTCCGTGTCAACGCCAGTGCCCTGCCCAGCCTGAACGCTGGTGTGACGGCCAGCCGCCAGCAAACCGGTACCACTAGCAAGCTGGGTTTCGGGTTGTATGACCTTTACGGGTTCAATGCATCGCTGGCCTGGGAGCCAGACGTGTTTGGACAAGTGCAAGCACGCGTCGATACCGCAAGTCGTGATGCCCAGGCGCTGGCGTTCGATCGACGGGCACTGATGGTATCGATCACAGCCGAACTGGTTGATGCCTACGCGCAGTTGCGTGCTGTTCAGCAACAACTGTCCCTGACCCGGCAATACGCCGGTTTGCTGGAGCAACAGATCCGTCTCACAGGCAGACTGGCTGACTCGGGCCTGGTTGCGCCGGCGCAAGTGGCGCAGACGCGTCAGGCCTACCTGACCACTCAGGCACAAATCCCTGTACTGCAAGCACGGATTGAATCGCTGATCACCACCTGCTCGATTCTGACGGGTGGATTTCCTGCCGATCTGTCCAAAACACTGCGCAAGCCCGCGCCGATGCTCAGCGTGCATCATCCGGTTCCCGAGACCCTGCCCTCTCAGGTGCTGATGCAACGGCCTGACATCGCCGCACAACAGGCCAGAATACTGGCCTCGGCCGCTGGCGTTCAGGCGGCCGAGGCTGATTTCATGCCAAGCTTCAGCATTCCGCTCGGCACGGGGTACTCGACAACGCCATTCGATTTGCTGCTCAATCCGGCAAGCTTTATCTGGAGCCTGGGCGCAGGCCTCACCGCCCCACTCTATACAGGCGAGGAACTTCAAGCCAGTCTGGCCATTGCCCAGTCTGTCAACCGTGAAGATCAACTGCTTTACGAGCAGACGGTTCGTCAAGCGCTCAAGGAAGTCGAGGACGCCGTCACGGATTACCAGATGAGCCAGCAAAGCCTTTCCAGTACACAGGGCATGGCCCAGGCGCAGGCGGCGACTGTCGTCCAGCAAAAAAGCCTGTTCACGACGGGCCAGGCGTCCAGACTGCAATTAAACCAGGCATTGCTCGACCAGTTGCTCGCCAGCCAGTCCGTCATTGATGCGCGATACGCCAGCGCCGCCAGTTTGGTGATGCTCTACCGCGCGCTCGGTGGTGGCTGGCACACTGAGCTCGATCGCAGTCCGACACCTCCCCTGACCACTGAATCCAGTGATGCACACTTGACTGACAACCCGGTGCGCACGGCTCCGGTCGAACGAGCACAAGTCTCATGA
- a CDS encoding FUSC family protein, with protein sequence MMPLSASGQKQMAWHGLSPLTIKIIRFWLQTTAAIGICLWVGYELALTLVSSAAITVCIVADPNSGSVFSKSKWRLIGSLAGGLVIALLALWFAQAPWIFLTGLAIWTAICSYISACFRYFQAYAAALSGYTATIILVEIHNVFDLVAFSTVQRVAEIILGVLSVALVFGLTHVRKGIARLEPEMHTQGRRTLDLASTILDNPTRDHMVAQLRLWVRQTEDLQHNLLLLGEEEAIFAKQARSIRIALSDLYGPLSHFSESLLALSQTPDTEQTRVARQAVLDCMTHLTTATNSAQAVQQIIDEVLPALREPIERAAAKQANAGIRRQIRAIPDSLRTLLISLQNYRQIRHEPLSAPSRKTGHLVENRIAKFQAVGVGIGYLAFCAFWIESGWTGGDVALLMFVAVSMLQMSSDQPVLNLLSMFKGLAIASLVALPLKFLMLPASEGFGWLMFLLAFGLLPGCAFKSIPKTASIGSGYLLFFPLLLGLDNQMSYDIQAFASEVVSMCVSIFAAIVLMAAVHPWRAESRLKLLLTQAQRDYEQTLVSLRHGQFDAIHQWEDRQMLRVLQMDHVVMLSDPAMADRAAGDLLRLSAAARHSLNRYQQHATLLPGNRHSERLS encoded by the coding sequence ATGATGCCGTTGAGCGCAAGCGGACAAAAGCAGATGGCATGGCATGGTCTGTCACCACTGACCATCAAGATCATCCGATTCTGGTTGCAGACCACGGCTGCCATTGGAATCTGTCTTTGGGTGGGCTACGAACTGGCATTGACGCTGGTCTCAAGCGCCGCGATCACCGTGTGCATTGTGGCCGATCCGAATTCAGGCTCGGTCTTCTCAAAGAGCAAATGGCGTTTGATCGGCTCACTGGCCGGCGGCCTGGTGATCGCCCTTCTCGCACTGTGGTTCGCCCAGGCACCCTGGATCTTTCTGACCGGGCTTGCGATCTGGACTGCGATCTGCTCGTATATCAGCGCCTGTTTTCGGTACTTTCAGGCGTATGCGGCAGCACTGTCAGGCTACACAGCGACCATCATCCTGGTAGAGATTCACAATGTCTTTGATCTGGTTGCGTTCAGCACGGTTCAGCGGGTGGCCGAGATCATTCTTGGTGTCCTCAGCGTCGCCCTGGTGTTTGGCCTGACTCATGTTCGCAAGGGCATTGCCCGACTTGAACCCGAGATGCACACCCAGGGCAGGCGCACGCTCGATCTGGCAAGCACTATCCTGGATAATCCGACACGTGACCATATGGTGGCTCAACTGCGTCTCTGGGTCAGACAGACCGAAGATCTCCAGCACAATTTACTCCTGCTCGGCGAGGAAGAGGCTATCTTTGCAAAACAGGCACGCAGCATCCGGATCGCGTTATCAGACCTGTACGGCCCGCTGAGCCACTTCAGCGAATCCTTGCTCGCGCTGTCTCAGACTCCAGACACAGAGCAGACGCGTGTGGCCCGCCAGGCGGTGCTCGACTGCATGACGCACCTCACCACCGCAACCAACAGTGCGCAAGCCGTGCAACAGATCATCGACGAGGTGTTGCCGGCACTGCGCGAGCCGATCGAGCGGGCCGCCGCGAAACAGGCTAACGCGGGTATCCGGCGCCAGATACGCGCGATCCCGGATTCTCTCAGGACGTTGCTGATCAGTCTGCAGAACTATCGCCAGATTCGACACGAACCACTGAGTGCCCCCAGCCGTAAAACAGGACATCTGGTCGAGAACCGGATTGCGAAGTTTCAGGCTGTGGGTGTCGGTATCGGATATCTGGCATTTTGTGCGTTCTGGATCGAGTCCGGCTGGACTGGCGGCGATGTGGCCCTGCTGATGTTCGTGGCGGTGTCAATGCTGCAGATGAGTAGCGACCAACCGGTGCTGAATCTGCTCTCGATGTTCAAGGGGCTGGCGATCGCAAGCCTGGTCGCATTACCACTGAAGTTTCTGATGCTGCCCGCATCGGAAGGGTTCGGTTGGCTGATGTTCTTGCTGGCATTCGGTCTGTTGCCAGGATGCGCTTTCAAGAGCATCCCTAAAACCGCCTCCATCGGATCAGGCTACCTGCTGTTCTTTCCGCTTCTGCTCGGACTCGACAATCAGATGAGCTATGACATCCAGGCGTTTGCCAGTGAAGTGGTGTCCATGTGTGTCAGCATTTTTGCGGCGATCGTTCTGATGGCTGCCGTGCATCCGTGGCGTGCCGAATCACGCCTGAAGCTGCTGCTGACCCAGGCGCAACGGGATTACGAGCAAACCCTGGTTTCGTTACGTCACGGTCAATTTGACGCCATTCATCAGTGGGAGGACCGTCAGATGCTACGGGTGCTGCAAATGGATCACGTGGTTATGCTGTCCGATCCTGCGATGGCCGATCGGGCGGCCGGTGACTTGCTGAGATTGAGTGCTGCTGCACGCCACTCACTTAATCGTTACCAGCAACACGCTACCCTGTTACCCGGCAACAGACATTCCGAGCGTCTGTCCTGA